A genomic window from Gossypium hirsutum isolate 1008001.06 chromosome D12, Gossypium_hirsutum_v2.1, whole genome shotgun sequence includes:
- the LOC107946455 gene encoding transcription factor TCP12: protein MFPSSNSYNPCPSTIHAMPGNSISADQHPADSSLEDHPPPFFNFPASFFDDDDDDGLLMSHLLSQAQQQILGSSSNTAPPDSEINAAPPIKETKKVPPNRKRSSSNGAKQGIPRKRTGKKDRHSKIYTAHGPRDRRMRLSLQIARKFFDLQDMLGFDKASKTIEWLFSKSKAAIKELTENLPALKHRCSEGGKSVSSTSESEVVSAAKECQDNMGDQQGIIASGEAMRSTTTARVTKERKSRKVSFNHIVARESRDKARARARERTREKMRMRDLEKTNKCSDESNPNELEELQSSSPLEIGENSGPSTETNYSLKVVTEKPHHNTADSDSIEHQMDFVSTVEKFLGITRSSSMFNYSNNIADSREENSAENCPVFSGNWGMNNERIHYSYCAMTNIKDSTGITQEQNPSIIFMTDPNEQEQKFSSSFMSNSNTQAENSTTNLIANSYAKMMNHNSDLRNPSNAHEGRNPTSILMSSSHIGLHSDYHENPAVSSKFHHFYL from the coding sequence ATGTTTCCTTCCAGCAACAGTTACAACCCTTGTCCCTCGACCATCCATGCCATGCCTGGAAACTCTATTTCAGCTGATCAACACCCAGCAGACTCTTCACTGGAGGATCACCCCCCTCCTTTTTTTAACTTTCCTGCATCTTTTTTTGACGATGACGATGATGATGGGTTGCTTATGAGTCACCTTTTATCCCAAGCACAGCAACAAATCTTGGGGTCCAGTAGCAACACGGCACCACCGGATTCCGAGATTAATGCAGCTCCTCCAATAAAGGAGACCAAAAAGGTGCCGCCCAACCGGAAGAGAAGTAGTAGCAACGGTGCAAAGCAGGGGATTCCTCGAAAGAGAACCGGAAAGAAAGACAGGCACAGCAAGATCTATACAGCTCATGGTCCAAGAGATCGGCGAATGAGATTGTCACTTCAAATTGCCCGTAAGTTTTTTGATCTTCAGGACATGCTAGGCTTCGACAAAGCAAGCAAAACTATTGAATGGCTCTTCTCTAAATCCAAGGCTGCTATCAAGGAACTCACGGAAAACCTCCCAGCACTGAAGCACAGATGCAGTGAGGGAGGAAAGAGTGTGTCATCTACCTCTGAAAGCGAAGTAGTGTCGGCAGCCAAAGAGTGTCAAGACAATATGGGAGACCAGCAAGGTATTATAGCAAGTGGAGAAGCCATGAGAAGTACGACTACAGCTAGAGTGACAAAGGAAAGAAAATCACGTAAAGTTTCATTCAATCATATTGTTGCAAGAGAATCCAGGGACAAGGCAAGAGCAAGAGCAAGGGAGAGAACAAGAGAGAAAATGAGGATGAGAGATCttgaaaaaacaaataaatgttcAGATGAGTCCAACCCTAATGAATTGGAAGAATTGCAGTCCTCGAGTCCTCTTGAAATTGGCGAAAATTCGGGCCCCTCTACTGAAACAAACTATAGTCTCAAGGTTGTGACAGAAAAACCCCACCATAATACTGCGGACTCGGACTCGATAGAACATCAAATGGATTTTGTAAGCACCGTTGAGAAATTCCTGGGCATCACAAGATCGTCATCCATGTTTAATTACTCAAACAACATTGCAGACTCAAGGGAAGAAAACTCAGCGGAAAACTGTCCAGTATTTTCAGGAAATTGGGGCATGAACAATGAGAGGATCCATTACAGTTACTGTGCGATGACAAACATCAAGGATTCAACAGGTATTACCCAAGAACAAAACCCTAGTATAATTTTCATGACGGACCCTAATGAGCAAGAGCAAAAGTTTAGTTCAAGTTTTATGTCCAACTCAAATACTCAAGCGGAAAATTCTACCACCAATCTCATTGCCAACTCATATGCAAAAATGATGAACCATAATTCAGACTTGAGGAACCCCTCAAATGCCCATGAAGGAAGAAACCCTACTTCAATTCTCATGTCCTCCTCGCACATTGGCTTGCATTCAGATTACCACGAAAATCCCGCTGTTTCCAGTAAATTCCACCATTTTTACTTATGA
- the LOC107943805 gene encoding coiled-coil domain-containing protein 130: MSSLAAARADNFYYPPEWDPSQGSLNKFHGQHALRERARKIDQGILIIRFEMPFNIWCGGCNSMIAKGVRFNAEKKQVGNYYSTKIWSFTMKSACCKHEIVIQTDPKNCEYVIISGAQRKTEVFDVEDAETLELPADEERGKLADPFYRLEHQEEDLQKKKEAEPVLVRLQRVSDARHSDDYALNKALRAKLRSQKKRVFEEESASRKMGLSIRLLPASEEDGATAAGVKFSSKFERNRKDKRALIKAASIFPGSSGSSSSNKKRLELESKRRKICAAAASNLLTQGFKPSSWSQDAVKKSASLNARKF; this comes from the exons ATG TCTTCGCTTGCAGCTGCTAGAGCAGATAACTTTTACTATCCTCCAGAATGGGATCCAAGTCAG GGCTCCTTGAACAAGTTTCATGGACAACATGCTTTGAGAGAGAGGGCGAGGAAAATAGATCAAGGCATTTTGATTATAAG GTTCGAAATGCCTTTCAATATATGGTGTGGGGGGTGCAATTCTATGATAGCAAAAGGTGTACGGTTCAATGCTGAGAAAAAGCAAGTGGGAAATTATTATTCTACAAAG ATATGGAGCTTTACCATGAAGTCTGCGTGCTGCAAACATGAGATAGTCATTCAGACGGACCCCAAAAATTGTGAGTATGTGATCATTAGTGGGGCTCAGCGGAAAACTGAAGTGTTTGATGTTGAGGACGCAGAGACATTAGAACTCCCTGCTGATGAAG AAAGAGGCAAGCTTGCTGATCCATTTTATCGTCTTGAACACCAGGAGGAGGATttgcagaagaagaaagaagctgAGCCAGTACTGGTTCGCCTTCAGCGTGTATCTGATGCCAGGCATTCAGATGACTATGCCCTCAACAAAGCTCTGCGTGCCAAACTTAGA AGTCAAAAGAAGAGGGTTTTTGAAGAAGAATCTGCTTCAAGGAAAATGGGCCTAAGCATTCGACTACTTCCGGCAAGTGAAGAAGATGGTGCTACTGCTGCAGGAGTCAAATTTtcttccaagtttgagagaaacaGGAAAGATAAGAGAGCATTGATTAAAGCTGCTTCAATCTTCCCTGGATCATCTGGGTCATCCTCGTCCAATAAGAAGAGGTTGGAGCTCGAGTCCAAGAGAAGAAAAATCTGTGCAGCTGCAGCTTCTAACTTGCTGACACAGGGGTTCAAACCATCATCATGGTCACAAGATGCTGTGAAGAAGAGTGCTTCCTTGAATGCACGGAAATTTTAG